A genomic segment from Streptomyces sp. NBC_01233 encodes:
- a CDS encoding NUDIX hydrolase: MTTPDYIRAIRATAGHQLLLLPGVTAIVLDDRGRVLLGRRSDTGRWSVVGGIAEPGEQPAETAVREVYEETAVRCVPERVVLVQMLERMTYPNGDICQFQDITFRCRATGGEARANDHESLEVAWFEVDALPPLEPFALDRIHRALRDEPTWFAAPVEIPE, translated from the coding sequence ATGACCACACCCGATTACATCCGTGCGATCCGAGCCACCGCCGGGCACCAGCTGCTCCTGCTGCCCGGGGTCACGGCCATCGTCCTCGACGACCGGGGCCGGGTGCTGCTCGGCCGGCGCTCCGACACCGGGCGGTGGTCCGTGGTCGGCGGAATCGCCGAACCGGGGGAGCAGCCCGCCGAGACCGCCGTGCGCGAGGTGTACGAGGAGACGGCGGTGCGCTGCGTCCCCGAGCGGGTGGTGCTCGTCCAGATGCTGGAGCGGATGACCTACCCCAACGGCGACATCTGCCAGTTCCAGGACATCACCTTCCGCTGCCGCGCGACCGGCGGCGAGGCGCGGGCCAACGATCACGAGTCCCTCGAAGTGGCCTGGTTCGAGGTGGACGCGCTGCCGCCCCTGGAGCCCTTCGCCCTGGACCGGATCCACCGGGCCCTGCGGGACGAGCCCACCTGGTTCGCCGCGCCCGTGGAGATCCCGGAATAG
- a CDS encoding PIG-L family deacetylase — MSLASRSRLAALLTALTIGAAGVTTWAYGYGNAQQPAAPETVFRPSVTEGTVLHVVAHPDDDLFFMNPDLSRSISTGVKVATVYLTSGESDGRNEAHSPHLEDPERPADHAAYAEARQNGIRAAYAQMATGNRASAWQRRSIPTAGGGSAEVDVLVARPEVNLIWMQLREARSISGDNPDSLRGLWDGKVPALGAQLTSGTPVKPWFSYTKEQAVEAIADVFARYRPTTIRTQDPTPGRAQGGAFLDHQDHMYGARFVQAAAERYAKSTDRPHFSVQNYVSYPNSSLPPTLDPQAAEEKLGYLKTYAWTDHQDWCGSTAGCGDRKTATRPTGAGWNQTIRYSRGDGTSWMTEGASGRLCAFAVLDGRMAYWTRSGPKAPWQGPEFLPGSGIDAGATSVRLPDGRIAVFGTRTTLGTAPQEYGRDLVYAVQTAPGGAFGPWQSLGTPDTADISRTSAISAPAVAVDGAGRMTVYVRDSRRTLRARAQDAPDGAFGAWQALGGAGLQGDPVTATDASGRRHVYAATARSVLAWVRPTPDAPFGGPFPTGLPATTGPLSANPQGDGVRLHFRRPGTGTVGTSLATAGGPAPTFSPVTEAGGEGGYGAVGVSGGLLTGRAGAGTIGVSGPGDAPSWYESQMLYTGAPAAVAEPDGTAIAAALGLDAGLHVTTAPPAGSEPPGSRPPSSPWHRAVQPSTVVQAGR, encoded by the coding sequence ATGTCCCTGGCCAGCCGCAGCCGCCTCGCGGCCCTGCTCACCGCGCTCACCATCGGCGCCGCCGGGGTCACGACCTGGGCCTACGGATACGGGAACGCGCAGCAGCCGGCGGCCCCCGAGACGGTCTTCCGCCCGAGTGTGACCGAGGGCACGGTCCTCCACGTCGTCGCACACCCCGACGACGACCTCTTCTTCATGAACCCCGACCTGAGCCGCTCCATATCGACGGGCGTGAAGGTCGCCACCGTGTACCTGACCTCCGGCGAGTCCGACGGCAGGAACGAGGCCCACAGCCCGCACCTGGAGGATCCGGAACGCCCCGCCGACCACGCCGCCTACGCGGAGGCCCGGCAGAACGGCATCCGGGCCGCCTACGCGCAGATGGCCACCGGCAACCGCGCCAGCGCCTGGCAGCGCCGGTCCATACCCACCGCCGGCGGCGGCAGTGCCGAGGTGGACGTCCTCGTCGCCCGCCCCGAGGTCAACCTCATATGGATGCAGTTGCGCGAGGCCCGCAGCATCTCCGGTGACAATCCGGACAGCCTGCGCGGCCTGTGGGACGGCAAGGTTCCCGCCCTGGGCGCCCAGCTCACCTCCGGGACGCCGGTCAAGCCCTGGTTCTCGTACACCAAGGAGCAGGCCGTGGAGGCCATCGCGGACGTCTTCGCGAGGTACCGGCCGACCACGATACGGACGCAGGACCCGACGCCCGGCCGGGCGCAGGGCGGCGCCTTCCTCGACCACCAGGACCACATGTACGGGGCCCGCTTCGTGCAGGCGGCGGCCGAACGCTACGCGAAGTCCACGGACCGGCCGCACTTCTCGGTCCAGAACTACGTGAGCTACCCCAACAGCTCTCTGCCCCCGACGCTCGACCCGCAGGCCGCCGAGGAGAAGCTCGGCTACCTCAAGACCTATGCCTGGACGGACCACCAGGACTGGTGCGGCAGCACCGCCGGATGCGGCGACCGCAAGACCGCGACCCGGCCCACCGGCGCCGGCTGGAACCAGACCATCCGCTACAGCCGGGGCGACGGCACCTCCTGGATGACCGAGGGCGCCTCCGGCCGGCTGTGTGCCTTCGCCGTCCTGGACGGCCGGATGGCGTACTGGACGCGCAGCGGCCCCAAGGCCCCCTGGCAGGGGCCCGAGTTCCTCCCCGGCTCCGGGATCGACGCGGGCGCGACGTCCGTCCGGCTGCCCGACGGCAGGATCGCGGTCTTCGGCACCCGCACCACCCTGGGCACCGCCCCCCAGGAGTACGGACGCGACCTCGTGTACGCCGTCCAGACCGCGCCCGGCGGCGCCTTCGGCCCGTGGCAGTCGCTGGGCACCCCGGACACCGCAGACATATCCCGCACCTCGGCGATCAGCGCACCGGCCGTCGCCGTGGACGGCGCGGGCCGGATGACCGTGTACGTACGCGATTCCCGGCGCACCCTGCGCGCCCGCGCGCAGGACGCCCCGGACGGTGCCTTCGGCGCGTGGCAGGCCCTGGGCGGCGCCGGCCTGCAGGGCGACCCGGTCACCGCGACCGACGCGTCCGGGCGGCGCCACGTGTACGCGGCCACGGCCCGGTCCGTACTGGCCTGGGTCCGGCCGACGCCGGACGCCCCCTTCGGCGGCCCCTTCCCGACCGGACTGCCGGCGACCACCGGACCCCTGTCGGCGAACCCGCAGGGCGACGGCGTCCGCCTCCACTTCCGCCGCCCCGGAACGGGCACCGTCGGTACGAGCCTGGCCACCGCGGGCGGCCCCGCGCCGACGTTCTCCCCGGTCACCGAGGCCGGCGGCGAGGGCGGCTACGGCGCCGTCGGCGTGAGCGGCGGGCTGCTCACGGGCCGCGCGGGCGCGGGCACGATCGGCGTGTCGGGCCCGGGCGACGCACCCTCCTGGTACGAGTCCCAGATGCTTTACACGGGTGCTCCGGCGGCCGTGGCCGAGCCGGACGGCACGGCCATCGCCGCAGCCCTCGGCCTGGACGCCGGCCTGCACGTCACGACGGCGCCCCCGGCCGGATCCGAGCCGCCCGGCAGCCGCCCGCCCTCCTCCCCTTGGCACCGGGCGGTCCAGCCCTCGACGGTCGTACAGGCCGGGCGCTGA
- a CDS encoding IS701 family transposase, whose protein sequence is MESWSEGVAGLHARFGHRFGRSEPRDRALDYMTGLLAPLEKKNGWTLAEQVGQLRPDGVQRLLNHSEWDENAVRDDVRDFVVETIGAKDGVLIGDDTGFLKKGTRSAGVQRQYSGTAGRTENCQIGTFLAYASAKGRALIDRELYVPKSWTDDRDRCRAAGIDDTVPFATKIEHLKWMLQRAIDAAVPFAWVTADEAYGQVKHFRAWLEERQAAYVLATKVNDTVITADGRDARVDELIAALPKQAWKRISAGAGAHGQRIYHWARVAIRPAWEGGSGHWVLARRNLSDPTDIAYYVCYGPVTSRLKDLVRTAGARWAVEECFQTAKGECGLDHYQVRLYRAWYRHITLAMAVLAYLTAIRAAEAAKGAAEMTSKTSYPSASRRSAG, encoded by the coding sequence ATCGAGTCGTGGTCCGAGGGTGTAGCGGGGTTGCATGCCCGGTTCGGGCATCGTTTTGGCAGGTCGGAGCCACGTGATCGGGCTCTGGACTACATGACGGGCCTGCTTGCGCCGCTAGAGAAGAAGAACGGGTGGACGCTGGCCGAGCAGGTCGGCCAGCTCCGCCCGGACGGTGTGCAACGCCTGCTCAACCACTCCGAATGGGACGAGAACGCGGTCCGCGACGATGTCCGGGACTTCGTCGTGGAGACCATCGGCGCCAAGGATGGCGTGCTCATCGGGGACGACACCGGGTTCCTGAAGAAGGGCACCAGGTCAGCAGGGGTCCAGCGGCAGTATTCCGGCACCGCTGGCCGCACCGAGAACTGCCAGATCGGCACCTTCCTCGCCTACGCATCCGCCAAAGGGCGGGCGCTGATCGACCGGGAACTCTACGTCCCGAAGTCCTGGACGGACGACCGCGACCGCTGCCGGGCAGCCGGGATCGACGACACCGTGCCGTTCGCCACGAAGATCGAGCACCTCAAGTGGATGCTGCAACGCGCCATCGACGCGGCTGTTCCCTTCGCCTGGGTGACCGCGGACGAGGCATACGGGCAGGTCAAGCACTTCCGCGCCTGGCTGGAAGAACGCCAGGCCGCGTATGTGCTGGCCACCAAGGTCAACGACACCGTGATCACCGCCGACGGCCGGGACGCCCGCGTCGACGAGCTGATCGCGGCCCTGCCGAAGCAGGCATGGAAGCGGATCTCCGCCGGAGCAGGCGCCCACGGCCAGCGGATCTACCACTGGGCCCGCGTCGCGATCCGGCCCGCCTGGGAGGGCGGATCCGGGCACTGGGTGCTCGCCCGCCGCAACCTGTCCGACCCCACCGACATCGCCTACTACGTCTGCTATGGCCCCGTCACTTCCCGGCTGAAAGACCTGGTCAGGACCGCCGGAGCCAGGTGGGCGGTGGAGGAATGCTTCCAGACCGCGAAGGGTGAATGCGGGCTCGATCACTACCAGGTGCGGCTCTACCGGGCCTGGTACCGGCACATCACCCTGGCCATGGCCGTCCTGGCCTACCTCACGGCCATCCGTGCCGCAGAAGCCGCAAAAGGGGCAGCGGAGATGACGAGCAAGACCTCATACCCCTCAGCGTCCCGGAGATCCGCCGGATGA
- a CDS encoding SDR family oxidoreductase translates to MTTVVVTGATGNVGRHVVSELRRRGIPHRALARNPERATAVLGPGADLAQGDFTDPESLRSAFTGAEQAFLSCADDPRQVENAANAIEAAATAGVRQIVLLSTVGAEAGAETTFADQHGRIEHRLRSAGIPFVILRSSFLMSNPLGSLPTIGPRRRLRPRPHGTAPDPLMPQRAAAGAAEWIRHRASPPAGSAPGTDVAPPGRGHAVLDCAGSPYLSGPAISRITWLARSRRRLVLGAAVRGEFPVVGLVRAGEAVAEVVVDQRALLTRSGHPPGLPAPQGCCRARRGAPSCQAPRFRAVTPASARGVTE, encoded by the coding sequence ATGACGACCGTAGTGGTGACCGGCGCGACCGGGAACGTCGGACGACACGTGGTGAGCGAGTTGCGCCGGCGAGGCATCCCCCACCGCGCGCTCGCCCGCAACCCGGAGCGAGCCACTGCCGTACTCGGCCCCGGCGCCGACCTTGCGCAAGGGGACTTCACCGATCCCGAATCGCTCCGTTCCGCCTTCACGGGCGCCGAGCAGGCCTTCCTGAGCTGCGCCGACGACCCGCGGCAGGTCGAGAACGCGGCAAACGCGATCGAGGCCGCAGCCACGGCCGGTGTCCGGCAGATCGTCCTGCTGTCCACGGTCGGAGCCGAGGCCGGAGCCGAGACGACGTTCGCCGATCAGCACGGCCGCATCGAGCACCGCCTGCGCTCGGCGGGGATCCCTTTCGTGATCCTCCGGTCCAGCTTCCTGATGTCGAACCCCCTCGGTTCACTGCCGACGATCGGGCCCCGTCGCCGACTACGCCCGCGACCTCATGGCACCGCTCCTGACCCGCTGATGCCGCAGCGGGCGGCGGCCGGCGCGGCAGAGTGGATCCGGCACAGGGCCTCGCCACCTGCGGGTTCAGCGCCGGGGACCGACGTGGCCCCGCCCGGCCGCGGACACGCTGTCCTCGACTGCGCAGGCAGCCCCTACCTCAGCGGACCGGCCATCTCTCGGATCACCTGGCTGGCCAGAAGCAGACGGCGGCTCGTTCTCGGTGCGGCCGTACGCGGTGAATTCCCCGTCGTCGGCCTCGTACGCGCCGGCGAGGCGGTCGCGGAGGTCGTTGTTGACCAAAGGGCGCTCCTGACCAGGTCAGGGCACCCGCCCGGGCTGCCGGCCCCACAGGGGTGCTGTCGCGCCCGGCGGGGGGCGCCGAGCTGTCAAGCCCCGAGATTCCGCGCCGTGACCCCGGCCTCGGCTCGGGGCGTAACGGAGTGA
- the lnt gene encoding apolipoprotein N-acyltransferase, whose protein sequence is MSSSVTRAAGNEPSQPAGGAPPEAAPPHATARGNAPASAPAPAPRKGAWLVRAVLAVLSGVLLYLSFPPRPLWWLAPFGIALLAGCLHGRRARAGLGLGFLAGLGFLLPLLVWTGEEVGPVPWLALVSLEALLIGLTGLGIALVSRLPAWPLFAAAVWVAGEALRARAPFGGFPWGKLAFGQADGVFTPLAALGGTPLLSFGVALCGFGLCEALRIARRHPGRTTAALAALTVAAPIGAGLAARPLVSDAAEDGTVVAAVVQGNVPRLGLDFNSQRRAVLDNHAKRTVQLAEDVKAGRVPKPDFVVWPENSSDLDPYAEPDARAVIDQAVKAIGVPVAIGAVVSPETGPLRNTMILWDPAAGPTATYDKRKIQPFGERIPMRSFVRLFSSDVDRVRRDFGPGKDPGVFDMAGSSVGMVTCFEAAFDDAVRSTVQDGAQVIAVPSNNATFGRTQMTYQQLAMDRVRAVEHSRTVLVPVTSGVSAVIRPDGRITAQTEMFTADALVAEIPLRSTRTPATVVGPLPEYALLLLAAGGLGGLLTRRIRTRRAV, encoded by the coding sequence ATGAGCAGCAGTGTCACCCGCGCGGCCGGGAACGAGCCCTCGCAGCCCGCCGGCGGAGCCCCGCCCGAGGCTGCGCCGCCCCACGCCACGGCCCGCGGCAACGCCCCCGCCTCGGCCCCCGCCCCCGCGCCGCGGAAGGGAGCCTGGCTGGTGCGCGCCGTGCTCGCCGTCCTCTCCGGCGTGCTGCTCTACCTCAGCTTCCCGCCCCGCCCCCTGTGGTGGCTGGCCCCCTTCGGCATCGCCCTGCTCGCCGGCTGCCTCCACGGCCGCCGCGCCCGGGCCGGCCTCGGCCTCGGTTTCCTCGCCGGCCTCGGCTTCCTGCTGCCGCTCCTCGTCTGGACCGGCGAGGAGGTCGGCCCGGTGCCCTGGCTGGCGCTGGTCAGCCTCGAAGCCCTCCTGATCGGCCTCACCGGCCTCGGCATCGCCCTCGTCAGCCGGCTCCCGGCCTGGCCGCTGTTCGCCGCCGCCGTCTGGGTCGCGGGCGAGGCCCTGCGCGCCCGGGCGCCCTTCGGCGGGTTCCCCTGGGGCAAGCTCGCCTTCGGACAGGCCGACGGAGTCTTCACCCCGCTCGCCGCCCTCGGCGGCACACCGCTGCTCTCCTTCGGCGTGGCCCTCTGCGGATTCGGCCTCTGCGAAGCCCTGCGCATCGCCCGCCGCCACCCCGGCCGCACCACCGCCGCGCTGGCCGCGCTCACCGTCGCCGCCCCGATCGGCGCCGGACTCGCCGCCCGTCCGCTGGTCTCCGACGCGGCCGAGGACGGCACCGTCGTGGCCGCCGTCGTCCAGGGCAACGTGCCGCGCCTCGGCCTCGACTTCAACTCCCAGCGCCGCGCCGTCCTCGACAACCATGCCAAGCGCACCGTCCAGCTCGCCGAGGACGTCAAGGCCGGCCGCGTGCCGAAGCCCGACTTCGTCGTCTGGCCGGAGAACTCCTCCGACCTCGACCCGTACGCCGAACCCGACGCCCGCGCCGTCATCGACCAGGCGGTCAAAGCCATCGGCGTGCCCGTCGCGATCGGCGCCGTCGTGTCCCCGGAGACGGGTCCGCTGCGCAACACGATGATCCTCTGGGACCCCGCCGCCGGCCCCACCGCGACCTACGACAAGCGCAAGATCCAGCCCTTCGGCGAGCGCATCCCGATGCGCTCCTTCGTCCGGCTCTTCAGTTCCGACGTGGACCGGGTGCGCCGGGACTTCGGCCCCGGCAAGGACCCGGGCGTCTTCGACATGGCCGGCAGCAGCGTGGGCATGGTCACCTGCTTCGAGGCCGCCTTCGACGACGCCGTCCGCTCCACCGTCCAGGACGGCGCCCAGGTGATCGCCGTACCCAGCAACAACGCCACTTTCGGCCGGACCCAGATGACCTACCAGCAGCTGGCCATGGACCGGGTCCGCGCCGTCGAGCACAGCCGGACCGTCCTCGTCCCCGTCACCAGTGGAGTCTCCGCCGTCATCCGCCCCGACGGCAGGATCACGGCGCAGACCGAGATGTTCACCGCGGACGCGCTGGTCGCCGAGATCCCGCTGCGCTCCACCCGCACCCCGGCCACCGTCGTCGGACCGCTGCCCGAGTACGCGCTGCTCCTCCTCGCCGCGGGCGGCCTCGGCGGGCTCCTGACCCGACGGATCCGCACGCGCCGGGCGGTCTGA